In Aulosira sp. FACHB-615, the DNA window CTCATAACCGCAAAAATTCTTTTACCTTTGCGCGGATGACTTTCAATACCCAAAGTCATGTACGCTGGAATTTATTGCATCGTTGGGGACAACTAGAGTTAAACAGCAATGGTAACGAAATTGCTTCAGCATCGGAATTAGCTTACTATCTTTCTCCCAAGAAATTTACTCACCAAGGCAACGCCTTATTTTTGGGTTATGAAACTAGTAATATTTTTACTCAAAGCGATCGCCTCGCTACCTTGGGATGGCGCTATCGTTCCCCACAACGCTCTTTGAATGGTAACTATTTTTGGGAAGCACAACTAGCTTATGGTATTGGTTCCCTCGGTTCTGGGGTCATTGCAACTTTAGGCACCAATATTCTCCCTGGCTTATTACTCCGGGGACGTTATCAAGGCATTTCCACTACATCCAATGAACCAAGTTTTGGCTTAGAGTTGGTATCTAGTCTTGACTTGCAAAGAGGTATCAAGCCTCACCCCTCTCGCCAAGCGAACAACTTACGTACTCAAGGCGGAATTTGGATTCAGCCATTTTTCGACCGCAACGGTAACGGTAAACGCGATCCCAATGAACCTATATATTTGGATCAGCCAAACTTACTATTTACCATTAACAATCAACCTTTACAGTCTTTTGCACCCACAATTCAAAATGATGGCGCTTTGATTTATTTATCTCCCGGCAAATATCGCCTTGACCTCGATCCGGCTGGCTTTCCAGCCAACTGGCAAACAGCCATTGAAGCTTTAGCCGTGGATGTAGTTGCTGGCAGTTACACACCTGTTATGCTACCCATGATTCGTTCTTTTACTCGCTCAGGCGTGGTTACTGATTCTCGCGGTAAACCAATTCCCGGTGCCAAAGTCGAAGCCATAGAACTAAATTCGGGACAAAAGCGATTCTCCGTTACCAATGGCGCAGGAGTCTATTATTTGCAAGGTTTACAGCAAGGTAACTACAAAATAGAAGTCAATGGCCAGCCGCTTAACACCGAAAATTTACAACTACAAGAAACCTCAGCACCATTTCAAGAACTCAATCTTCAGTGAAATAAACTGGGTTAGCGGTTATGGATCAAAGCTAAAGGCAGAAATATATACAGAAATGAAGTATTTTGTCTAATTTTGGCTAAAAATTTTACATTATAAATATTAATCAATCTGTATCAAATGATTCTAATTTAGATTTAGTTAAGAGTTAAGATGACCAGATTACGTTAAATTGTGGTTAATCTACAAAAAATTGTCACAACAATTAATTCATCCTGTTTTCCCAGCCTCGATTTTAAAACTTGATAATGGTCTAACATTGATTCATCAAGAGATTCCGACTACTCCCGTGGTTGTGGCGGATGTATGGGTGCGTGCTGGAGCAGCCAGAGAGCCAGAACAGTGGTTTGGGATGGCTCATTTTTTAGAACACATGATTTTTAAAGGGACAGCCACAATTGCCCCTGGAGCTTTTGATTATAAAATTGAAAACCGTGGTGGCGTGAGTAATGCAGCCACCAGCCACGACTACGCTCATTACTGCGTGACCACTGCTGCACCTTATTTAGAAGATACCTTGCCTTATCTGGCAGAAATACTAGTCAATGCAGCTATTCCTGACGATGAATTTCTGCGCGAACGAGATGTAGTACTAGAAGAAATTCGCTCTTGTTATGATGATCCTGAATGGCTGGGATTTCAGTCTTTGATCAAAAATGTGTATCCGCAGCATCCTTATGGACGTTCGGTGCTGGGTACAGAGCAGGAACTGATGCAGCACTCAGCCGATGACATGCGCTGTTTTCATCGCGCTCACTATCAGCCAGAAAATATGACTGTGGTAATTGTGGGCGGAATTGAAAAAGCCAAAGCCTGGGAATTAGTGAATCAATCATTTGCTAATTTTGCTCCACCTGTTGATTGTCCACCATCTATTACAGCCCAAAAACCGTTAATTCAAGGTATACAGCGTCAAGAACTGTGTTTACCCAGGCTAGAGCAAGGGCGGTTACTCATGGCTTGGACTGCACCGGGAGTTGACCAACTCCGCACTGCTTATGGCTT includes these proteins:
- a CDS encoding pitrilysin family protein; translated protein: MSQQLIHPVFPASILKLDNGLTLIHQEIPTTPVVVADVWVRAGAAREPEQWFGMAHFLEHMIFKGTATIAPGAFDYKIENRGGVSNAATSHDYAHYCVTTAAPYLEDTLPYLAEILVNAAIPDDEFLRERDVVLEEIRSCYDDPEWLGFQSLIKNVYPQHPYGRSVLGTEQELMQHSADDMRCFHRAHYQPENMTVVIVGGIEKAKAWELVNQSFANFAPPVDCPPSITAQKPLIQGIQRQELCLPRLEQGRLLMAWTAPGVDQLRTAYGLDVLSVFLTEGRTSRLVRDLREEQQLVYGICSNFSLQKESSLFTITAWLEPENIEKVEYLIRSHLHDLQTDGIREQELARMRRLLCNEYAFSTETPNQLTGLYGYYNTIAQAEVATTYPEQIQSFTTQELQQLAKQYLSPQNYAVTILKPGY